The following DNA comes from Hahella chejuensis KCTC 2396.
GGCTTTATCCATGACTACCTCTCGAATTCCGCCTGATTGCGTTGGTTACCTTTCTCACTCTTTTACTCATCCATTAACGCAGGTTGATGATGGTCTGAGTGATGGCGTTGGCGGTCTCAATGGTTTTTGCATTGGCCTGATAGTTACGCTGGGCGATGATCAGTCCCACCAACTGCTCGGACAAATCCACGTTGGAGTCTTCCAGAGAACTGGAGCGAATAGCTCCGAGGGATGCAGTGCCGGGAGATCCGATGACCGGGTTGCCGGAATTGAATGTCTCCACCCAAGTGGTTTCTCCAACCGGCGCCAATCCTTGAATATCATTGAAGTTCGCCAATGCGACCTGCCCCAGCACTTTGGACTCGCCGTTGGTGTAACGGGCGAAAATCACCCCGCCGTCATCCACGTCCAACCCAATCAGACGCCCAGTGGTGAAGCCATTTTGCTGCAAGTCGTTAACCGCAAACGCACTGCCATACTGAGTCGTCGTACCAAGGTCTACAAAGAAGTTGGAGCTGGTGGGAGGATCAGGAATCGGCAGGGTTCCGCCATCCGCCACATTCAGCGGCCCCTCCGCGCCGTTCGGCGTACCGTCAGGCGCCAGCGGCGTCCAGTTGGAAATCAGCACATCGTCAGACAGCACTTCATTGATCGAGCCATCCTGATCGAACACCAGGCTGTAGGACGCGCGGGTGGGCGTACCGCCGGTCACCAGCGGGTCGCCTATGTCCTGCCCATCGATCAAGGCATACATGGTCCACAGGTTATCAGGCGTGGTCGCCGTTTGCGGCTCTTTCACGAAAAACGTCGTCAGTACGTGGGAGTTGCCCAAGCTGTCGTAAATCGTAGTTGAAGTCGCATGGTTATAGGTGTTTTCGTCCGCCGGATCGAACACGTTATTAACGAAAGGCGTGCCGGTAAAGGTGGCGAACAGATCCGTCGTGCCGCTGGCCACAGTGACGCCATCCTGTATGGTCAGGTTGACGCCGCCGCCAACGACCACATCCGTCAAAGCCGTGCTCAGCGTTTGCGACGTGGCCGCCGCGTCGTCGCCCTGCACCAAAAACTGGTCGCCGGCTGCGCCATTGAAGCTGAAGCTGAGGTCATTGCCGCGGTTATCGATAACCACCAGATCCGTACCGTCCAACACAGCGCGTACGCCAATCAATGAGGAGGAAGAGTTGATGGCGTCGCCCAGGTCAGTCAGGTTGGTGTAGCCGTCGAATAGCACGCCGTTGATAAACACCTGCATAGTGCCGGAGGCGTTGTTGAAGCCAGCCGCAGTGATCGTGGCGCGAGTGCTGGCGGCCGCGTCGATGTTGTCTACGTTGTTGAATAGCGCCGCTATTTCGTTGGCGGAGCTGTTCGCCGGAATGGTCACCGTTGAGGTTGAGCCGTCAGCCTGGGTCACGGTAATCGTCTGCGCCGCATAGCCATTGGCTCCGTTCGTGCCAGCGGCGGTGGCGTCCACCGCCTGTCCAATCAGCAGCCCATCTGATGTCAGCGAGTCGCCACGCTCCAGCAGCACCGGCTCGGACGCGTCCAGGTTCAGGTTAGCGTCCACCCTTGTGGTTCTGTCCGGCGCCAGGCTGGTGTCGTCTATCACCAGATCACCGAGCACTCCGCTGACGACGCCACTGTCATTGGCGACAAACCCCTGCAGGTGCATGCCGGAGCTGTTCACCACATTACCTTCCTTGTCGATGCCGAAAGCGCCGGCGCGACTATAGCGGCGATCGCCATTGTTGGTGTCGAGAATAAAGAAGCCTTCGCCGTTGATGGCGAGGTCCAGGCCATTCTCAGTAAAGGAAAGATTGCCCTGCGCAAATTCTTGCCGCACCTTTTGCACCCGCACGCCATCCCCAACCGGGTTGGTGCCCAGGCTCAAAAAGCTGTTGGCGTATAGATCGCCAAACTCCGCACGCGACCGCTTAAAGCCGGTTGTGCTGGCGTTGGCGATATTGTTGCCGGTCACCTCCAGGTCGACCGACGCTGCTCTGATTCCTGTTAACGCGATATTAAACGGCATACCACACCTCGCACATGCTAACTGATCTGTTTGATATCGCTTAATCCGACCGAGCCAAGCCCGGCCAGATTCAATGTGACGCCGCCGTCACGCGCGATTGATACACTATCCACATTGGCCGCCAGATAAGAGCTGACTTGCATCTGCTCACCGCTGTAGCGAGCCCGCGCGACCACTTCATACCGCCCCGCCGGCAAAGTTTCGCCGTTGCTGTTTTTGCCGTCCCAGCTGAACTTGACGTCGCCGCCGGGCTGATAACCTTTATCAATATTCGTGATAAGCTCGCCAGCCTCGTTATAGACGCTAATGGTCAATTGCGAGGTCCCGGCAGGCAGCTCCACCACTCCATTTATGGACCCATCCGCACTCTTGATGGCGCTTTCCATCGGCGCCAGCACATCCCGTCCCACCATCGCCGAAGCCTGCAGGGCCTGCGCACTGCGAAACTGAGAGGCCATGGTGTCCACGGTCGAATTCAATGACTGAATGCCTTCCACCGAGCTGAATTGCGCCAACTGCGCGACAAACGCCGTGTTGTCCTGGGGATCGAGCGGACTCTGGTTATTCAACTGGGCGATCATCAGATCCATGAATTCATTTTTACCCAGTTCATTTTTCCTGTTGGCGGACTTCTGCTGAAGCGCGTATTGACTCAGCGCGTCGCTAGTCTGATTTGCCGTATTGATATCGCTCATCACGCTGTCCTCACGAAAAGTTCATCACTGACCAATAGTCAGCAGGCGCTGCATCATGGTTTTCGCTGAATTCAGCACTTCCACATTGGTCTGGAAGCTGCGGGAAGCGGACATCATATCCGCCATTTCCTCCACCACATTCACGTTGGGATAAAACACGTAGCCGTCCGCATCCGCCATGGGGTGGTCCGGTTGGTAGCGACGCTCCAGAGACGCATCGCTTTCCACAATGGCCCGCACCTCAACGCCGCGGGAGGCGTCATCGTTGATCGAAGGAGGGATCGCCGCATTGAGCGCATCCTGATGCACCGCCGCAAAAATCGGCTTGCGCGCGCGATAAGTCTGATCGATGCTGGAGCTGGCGGTGTCCGCGTTGGCCAGGTTACTGGCGGTGGTGTTCAGTCGCACGGATTGTGCAGTCATACCGGAGCCGGCAATGTCGAAAATGCTGTTAATCGCCATCGTTATTCTCCTTTAATCGCACTGACAATGCCTTTCAGGCGGCTATTGAGAAATTCAAAGCTGGCCTGAAAATCCAGCGCATTTTTGGAGTACTGGACGATTTCCGTCTGCGTATCCACTGTATTGCCGTCAATGGAAGGCTGCAGTGGTTGCCGGTATAACAACGCCCCTTCCGCAGGGGTCTTTATCGCCATGTGGGCGTCGTCAGTGGTAACCACCTCCAATGAGTCCTCTATACTTTTGGCCTGCCTGAGCACGGCTTTAAAATCAATATCCCGGGCGCGAAATCCCGGCGTGTCCGCATTGGCTATGTTGTTCGCCAGCACTTCCGCCCGTCTGGTGCGGACGTTCAGCGCCTGCTCATGGATACCCAGCGCTTTGTCGAATGATATGGCCATTTAACACCTCTGCAGTTGCCTGACTGCGACAATCGTCATTTGCGACAATGACAGCAAGTCCCGCGCCAGTTATTTTTTTGTTCTATTTTTCAGTTAGATAACATTTTTACACAGGCGGAAGGCGGCAAAGGGATACCGCCCTGAAGGAAAGCGCGTCCACGCCATGCGGCAAGAGGAAAACCCTCGCCTTAGCGCAATAGAAAAGAGGCGAACAGGACGAGGGATATACTGCGGGGGATTTGAGAAAAGCGACGCTTGCAGACGCAGGCGGCGTCGCAGGAATTATCAGCCCGGTTCGCCAGTGAAAAAACTGACGCGCTCTTCAAAAGCGGGGGGTTCGGGAACTTTCTTCTCTTTGCTGGCTGGCGTTCCCACATATAGATAGCCTACCACATGCTCGTTGGAGGCCAGACCAAGACGCTGTTTGACGCGCTCGTCATAGGCCACCCATCCTGTGCGCCACATGGCGCCATAGCCCAATTCCTCCAACCCGAGCATTAATGCATAAGCGCTGCAGCCGGCGGAAATCAGCTGTTCCAACTCAGGCGCCTTGGGATGTTCCTGGACGGTGGCCACTACAACGATCACCATCGGCGCGCGACTCGGGGCCTTGGCCAGCTTTTGCCTGGCCGCATCGTCCTGACCATCCTGCTCTGCGGTTTCGCCGTATATGCGTCCCAAAGCGTCGAGCCCTTCTCCTTCCACAATAATCAGCCGACACGGCCGTAAGCGGCCATGGTCCGGCGCGCGCATGATCACCGGATACAGTTTGCGCAATTCTTCATGGCTCGGCGCGGGCGCCTGCAACAGAGGGGTGGAGGTTCGATTTACAAGAATGTCTAATACCGCCATGGCGTTATACGTGGCTCCTGTTGTTTATCCGTGTGGCGCCGGTCATATCAATAAAAAGACCGGCGACTGATTCAGCTCAGATTATATTAATCAGGCAGACAAATAGTTTCCTTCTATTTGTCTGCAACGACAGGGCCTGCACATGTCAGGCCCTGTCTCCCGCGGCTCGCCGCCGCGCAGGCGCATCCATGCGCCTGATTATTAAATATATGCAATCCGCCGTCAGGAATTACCTGTCTTATCACGCCACATTACCTGCCTTTTACGCCAACTCAAAAGGTTAAAGATTGTCTAACGACGAACAAAACCGCCTCACAGATTGTCGGACAACCCCATTGCTGCTAACCTTAGACGCGATCGTAGCGCTGGTGGACTATACTACCAGAAGAGGGCGGCAGTTATGGCGGATGGTTTACGCCGGTCCAACGGCTTTTTGCATGGCAATCCCGCATTCAATCAATGCGTCGCGCTACGCCTGTTGAACAGGCGCCCCCCGCTTTCCACCCGGAAAACCTTCTCTTCCTGTCCTTTTTAGGGTATATCCGTGCAAGGACAGGACGTTTTTATTGATAACAGCAAACCGGCGGGCCGCATTGCCGCTCCCATGAGCTCGCAGGGACTTTTTGGTTAGGTTGAAAAATATGCTGACGGGACAATACCGGTATTCGTGGTTATGACACAAATGATGCCGATACCTCCACATCTCGCCAATACGCCGCACTCCCCGACTCAGGTGACCATCCCGCCCATGCCGGACTATAACGCCCGGGTGCTCGGCTATCTGGTGTGCGCCGCCATTATCGTCGCCGGCATATTGGAAGGGCATTTCGACGAGTACCTTATCTGGATCATTCCCGGCGCCATGCTATGGCCGCATATTCTGTATTTCGCCCTGCGCTTCTTCGATAAACAGAAGAACACCAAAGTCCGCCAGGGCATGATGGTGGTGGACGGCTTTCTATGCGGCGTGATTCTGGTGCTGATCAAGTTCAGCGTCACCCCCACCCTGTTTTTCCTACTGATGCTGAACTTCAGCTTCATTATCGTCGGCGGTATGAAAAGCTGGCTGTACGGCAACATCGCCTTTCTCGCCGGTTTTACCGTAGCCTCCATCTATTTTGGTTTGAGCTTCGCGCCGCCCACCCCCATGGTGGTCAGCATCATCGGCGGCGTCACCTGTTCGCTGTATGTCGGCGTCACCGCCTATTACACGCACCAACAGGCTCGCGCCCTGGTGCAGGCGAAATCGCAGATCCAGTTTCAGCGTGAGCAATCCATCGCGCTGTCTCACAAACTGGCCAAATACCTGTCGCCGCAGGTATGGCAATCCATCTTCACCGGCGAGCGCGACGTGCGCCTGGAAACTCAGCGTAAGCGGCTGGCGGTGTTTTTCTCCGACATCAAAGGCTTCACCGAACTGGCTGAAGAGATGGAGCCGGAAAGTCTGACCGAGCTGCTCAACACCTATTTCAACGAGATGTCCCAGATCGCCCTGAAATACGGCGGCACCATCGACAAGTTCGTCGGCGACAGCATCATGATTTTCTTCGGCGACCCCAGCAGTCGCGGCGCCAAGGAAGATACCTGCGCCTGCGTCATGATGGCGATCGAAATGCGCAAGCACATGAAAATTTTACGGCAGAAGTGGCGTAGCCAGGGCGTGCGCACGCCGCTGGAAATTCGCATGGGCATCAGCACCGGTTACTGCACTGTGGGCAACTTCGGCGCGGAAAACCGTATGGATTACACCATCATAGGCAAAGAGGTTAACCTCGCCAGCCGCCTGGAATCCATGGCTGCCCCCGGAGAAATTCTGGTATCCTACGAAACTTTCGCACTGATCAAGGACACCATCATGTGCCGGGATAAGGGCGAAATTACGGTGAAGGGCTTCGCCAAGCCAGTGCCGATATACTCCGTCGTGGATTTACGCCGCGACATCGGCGGCAATCAGAGTTTTATCGAACATGAAACCGAAGGATTCGCCATGTACCTGGACGCAGGCAAGGTCAGCGCCCAGGCCAAAGAACGCATACTGAAATCCCTCGAAAGCGCTGCGGAAAAGTTACGCAACTAACCACGCCCTTCAACCAAGTTACACAGTCGATTGCAGATATGCATCGCGCATCTCATTGCGCCGGAAACGCTGGGATGTGCGACATGGGAACATTTCAGTACACGGAGGTTGGCTTCGCCATGATCTAACCAAGTCGCGTCATCCCTCGACGCGCACCCCGCCCCAATTGCATTCACGCAGGCTCAATATACGCCGACGCGATTGCGCGCAATTTTTCGCCTTTCAAAATCAGGTTCTATATGTCCCACAAGAAAACGCTACTCAGCGTCTCTCTGCTTATTTTTCTGGGCGCACTGGAGAAAACCATTGTCACCACGCCTCTTCCCGTTATCGGGACGGAACTCAACGCCATGAACGATATCGCCTGGGTCGTCACCGCCTACCTGCTGACAGCCACTAGCGTCATTCCAATCTGCGGCAAGTTGAGCGATCTGTTCGGTCGGCTCAAAGTGATCATCGTCAGTCTGGGGATCTTTTGTATTGGCTCATTGCTATGCGCCCTCGCTACCGATATGCAATCACTCATACTTTCCCGAGCCCTGCAGGGCGTTGGTGGCGGCGCGCTGATTTCACTGGCGTTCGTGGTGATTTCAGACGTCATTCCAGCGCGGGAGATCGGCCGCTATCAGGGCTATATCTCCGCCATCTATGTGGTTTCCAATATCGCCGGACCGGTATTCGGCAGCCTGTTGACGGAACACTTGAGCTGGCGCTGGATCTTCGCGATCAATATCCCCCTGACCTTATTGGCGGCTTTTATCGCCATAAGAAGCATCAAAGACAAAGTCGTCAAACGTGAGGACAGGTTCAATTGGGGCGGCTCGCTGCTATTGGTGTCCTCCACCACCTTGCTTATCTTGTTGCTCAGCGAAGACCTCAGCTTACCGCACGCCTTTTCTCTCGTTGGGGCCTTATTTATCGCCGGAGCCTGGACGTATTTGCTCACGGACAAAAAGCGCTCTGTCGTCCCGCGCCATCTGTTCAAGCTTCCCAACTACGCCGCCTGCATCCTGACGATGGGCGTATGCCAGATCCTGATGACAGCGGCGTTAATTTACTTCCCGTTGCAAATGCAGGTACAGAATGGCGTCAGCCTGACCCTCAGCGGCTACAGCATGCTGCTGTTCACTCTCGGGGTATGCGTCAGCGCCTATTTCTCAGGTAAACACATCGCGGCGACAGGGGCTTACAAGACGCACATCCTAGTGGGCTTCATACTGATCGCCGTCGCTTTCTTCCTGATGTTAATGAAGGTGGCGTTCGTGCCGCTGTTTCCAGTAATTGGATTGGGAATCGGCTTTACCTTGCCAGGAGTGACCTGCGCAGTACAAAACGTGTTGCCCGCCGCGGACAGAGGCGTCGGCATTTCCTTCTTCGGATACGTGCGGGAGTTAAGCGGCGCCGCTGGCGTGGTGGTCTGCTCCAGCCTGTATCGCGGCGGCGGCTCCTTACAAGCGGCCTACAGCGCTTTCGGCGTGATATATCTCGCCATGTGCTTATTCGCCAGTCTGGCGTTTATCATTGTGGCGGGGTTTATCACCGAGAAAGAGCTGATGACCCAAGTGGCGGAATAGCATCGCCGAAAAGCCAGTGACAATCAGTGGTAAATGGAATTGGCGGCCGCGCCAGACACACCTGAGCGCGGCTTTTCAATGGAAAGGACGAGGCGAAGTCTGAGCTACTGTCGCGGCAACTTGAAATTATCCGCCGCCAACGGATAGTTGGAGCGCAATGGGTTGATGTCCAGGCCGCCGCGTCGGGTGTAACGCGCGTACACCGCCAGTTTTTCCGGCTGATATCGTTGCATCAGCGTCAGATAGACCGACTCCACACAATGCTCATGGAAATCCTGATGCGAACGCATGGAGACGATGTACTTCAACAGCGCCGCCTTCTCCAACGGCTTACCGCGGTAATGGATATACAGGGTGGCCCAGTCCGGTTGCCCGGTGACTGGACAATTACTCTTCAGCAGATCGGAACTCAGCGTCTCCTCCACCACATCGTCACCCACGGGATCGGGCAGCAATGAGGCGTCAGGAGTGTAAACATCCACGTCAATGTCCAGAACGTCCAGATTTTCCGCATCGCGCCAGAAAGAAGGCTCATCGCGCCAGTCGGTTACCGATAACAAGGTCACGGACACCTCGCCTTGCGCCGCCGCAGACAGATCCTTCCGCATCAGCGCTTCTACTTCTTCACGGGAAGTGAAGCGACTTTGGTTGAACGAGTTCAGATACAGCTTGAAGGATTTGGACTCTATGATATTCAGGCTGTCGCAGCGGATGCGAAATACGCCCAAAGCCACTTCCGGTTTGCCTTTGCTATTCAGCCAGGACAGCTCATAGCCATTCCATAAGTCTTCCCCGACGAAGTCCGGCTTTCCACTCAAGCCTAGTGTCTCGCGGGATTTCGCCCGGGGAATCGGAGTCAGCCAGGACGGAGAGTATTCTTCAGGATATTCCGTCGCTTTCCCCAGATGCGTATGTTTTTCCAGTTCCACAGTTACTTCTCCAAACCGGTTAGGTGCGTATGCCAACGCCTTTGTTCAACAAACGCATGCTGAAGCTGAACAAAGCGACAATAAATAAGAGGATCATGCCGTAGGCCGCGCCCAGATTGATGTCGCTGACGCCCAGCAAGCCGTACCGAAAAGCGTTGACCATATACAAAATAGGATTGATCAATGACACATTCTGCCAGAACTCCGGCAAGAGTGTGATGGAGTAAAAAACCCCGCCCAGATAAGTCAGCGGCGTCAGAATAAAAGTCGGCACAATAGAGATATCATCAAACTTGTTGGCGTAGACGGCATTGATGAAGCCGCCCAGTGAGAACAATACCGCCGTCATAAACACCACGCTGACCACCACCGGCAGGCTGTGAATCTGCAGGTCCGTAAAATACAGAGAGATTGCGGTCACAATCACGCCTACCGCCAAACCACGGGCGACTCCACCGCCAACATAGCCCAACAGAATGACGTAATTCGGCACCGGCGCCACCAGCAGCTCTTCAATACTGTGTTGAAATTTCATCCCAAAAAATGAAGACACCACATTGGCGTATGAGTTAGTGATGACCGACATCATGATCAGACCAGGCACGATGAAATCCATGTAGGAGTAGCCGCCCATTTCTCCAATTCTCGGCCCGATCAGGTTGCCGAAAATCACGAAATACAGCGTCATCGTGATCGCTGGCGGCAGCAATGTCTGCGACCAGATGCGGGTGAAGCGGCGCACCTCCTTGATCAGAATAGTCTGGAAGGCGATCATAATGGCGTTATTCATACCTGCGCCTCCTCTGCATTCTCCATACTGCCTGTCTCTCTTTTATCCTCGTTGACCATGCGGATAAACAACTCTTCCAAGCGGTTGGTTTTAGTGCGCATGCTGCTCACTTTCACCCCTAATTGATCCAACTGCTGAAACACTTCGTTCAGGCTACGCTGTTTGTCCACGTCCACTTCCAACATGCCATCGGCAGTAAGACGGGCGCCATAACCCTCCAGACGTGGGGCCTCTTGCAGACGACAAGTCAGATCCAGCACGAAGGTTTCCTGGTTGAGCTTGTTCAACAGATCGCGCTTATTGGTGTTTTCCAGAATTCTGCCGCGATCAATGATAGCGATGTTGCGACACAATGCTTCCGCTTCTTCCAGATAGTGAGTGGTCAGAATAATCGTGCGGCCTTCATTATTGACGTTGGTAAGAAAGGTCCACATGCTGCGACGCAGTTCAATGTCCACACCGGCGGTCGGTTCGTCCAGAATAATCAGACGCGGTTCATGCACCAGCGCGCGGGCGATCATCAGGCGCCGCTTCATACCGCCAGACAACATGCGCGCCTGTTGATCTTTCTTGT
Coding sequences within:
- a CDS encoding flagellar hook protein FlgE — its product is MPFNIALTGIRAASVDLEVTGNNIANASTTGFKRSRAEFGDLYANSFLSLGTNPVGDGVRVQKVRQEFAQGNLSFTENGLDLAINGEGFFILDTNNGDRRYSRAGAFGIDKEGNVVNSSGMHLQGFVANDSGVVSGVLGDLVIDDTSLAPDRTTRVDANLNLDASEPVLLERGDSLTSDGLLIGQAVDATAAGTNGANGYAAQTITVTQADGSTSTVTIPANSSANEIAALFNNVDNIDAAASTRATITAAGFNNASGTMQVFINGVLFDGYTNLTDLGDAINSSSSLIGVRAVLDGTDLVVIDNRGNDLSFSFNGAAGDQFLVQGDDAAATSQTLSTALTDVVVGGGVNLTIQDGVTVASGTTDLFATFTGTPFVNNVFDPADENTYNHATSTTIYDSLGNSHVLTTFFVKEPQTATTPDNLWTMYALIDGQDIGDPLVTGGTPTRASYSLVFDQDGSINEVLSDDVLISNWTPLAPDGTPNGAEGPLNVADGGTLPIPDPPTSSNFFVDLGTTTQYGSAFAVNDLQQNGFTTGRLIGLDVDDGGVIFARYTNGESKVLGQVALANFNDIQGLAPVGETTWVETFNSGNPVIGSPGTASLGAIRSSSLEDSNVDLSEQLVGLIIAQRNYQANAKTIETANAITQTIINLR
- a CDS encoding flagellar hook assembly protein FlgD, with product MSDINTANQTSDALSQYALQQKSANRKNELGKNEFMDLMIAQLNNQSPLDPQDNTAFVAQLAQFSSVEGIQSLNSTVDTMASQFRSAQALQASAMVGRDVLAPMESAIKSADGSINGVVELPAGTSQLTISVYNEAGELITNIDKGYQPGGDVKFSWDGKNSNGETLPAGRYEVVARARYSGEQMQVSSYLAANVDSVSIARDGGVTLNLAGLGSVGLSDIKQIS
- the flgC gene encoding flagellar basal body rod protein FlgC is translated as MAINSIFDIAGSGMTAQSVRLNTTASNLANADTASSSIDQTYRARKPIFAAVHQDALNAAIPPSINDDASRGVEVRAIVESDASLERRYQPDHPMADADGYVFYPNVNVVEEMADMMSASRSFQTNVEVLNSAKTMMQRLLTIGQ
- the flgB gene encoding flagellar basal body rod protein FlgB → MAISFDKALGIHEQALNVRTRRAEVLANNIANADTPGFRARDIDFKAVLRQAKSIEDSLEVVTTDDAHMAIKTPAEGALLYRQPLQPSIDGNTVDTQTEIVQYSKNALDFQASFEFLNSRLKGIVSAIKGE
- a CDS encoding nitroreductase family protein, which translates into the protein MAVLDILVNRTSTPLLQAPAPSHEELRKLYPVIMRAPDHGRLRPCRLIIVEGEGLDALGRIYGETAEQDGQDDAARQKLAKAPSRAPMVIVVVATVQEHPKAPELEQLISAGCSAYALMLGLEELGYGAMWRTGWVAYDERVKQRLGLASNEHVVGYLYVGTPASKEKKVPEPPAFEERVSFFTGEPG
- a CDS encoding adenylate/guanylate cyclase domain-containing protein; its protein translation is MMPIPPHLANTPHSPTQVTIPPMPDYNARVLGYLVCAAIIVAGILEGHFDEYLIWIIPGAMLWPHILYFALRFFDKQKNTKVRQGMMVVDGFLCGVILVLIKFSVTPTLFFLLMLNFSFIIVGGMKSWLYGNIAFLAGFTVASIYFGLSFAPPTPMVVSIIGGVTCSLYVGVTAYYTHQQARALVQAKSQIQFQREQSIALSHKLAKYLSPQVWQSIFTGERDVRLETQRKRLAVFFSDIKGFTELAEEMEPESLTELLNTYFNEMSQIALKYGGTIDKFVGDSIMIFFGDPSSRGAKEDTCACVMMAIEMRKHMKILRQKWRSQGVRTPLEIRMGISTGYCTVGNFGAENRMDYTIIGKEVNLASRLESMAAPGEILVSYETFALIKDTIMCRDKGEITVKGFAKPVPIYSVVDLRRDIGGNQSFIEHETEGFAMYLDAGKVSAQAKERILKSLESAAEKLRN
- a CDS encoding MDR family MFS transporter, which translates into the protein MSHKKTLLSVSLLIFLGALEKTIVTTPLPVIGTELNAMNDIAWVVTAYLLTATSVIPICGKLSDLFGRLKVIIVSLGIFCIGSLLCALATDMQSLILSRALQGVGGGALISLAFVVISDVIPAREIGRYQGYISAIYVVSNIAGPVFGSLLTEHLSWRWIFAINIPLTLLAAFIAIRSIKDKVVKREDRFNWGGSLLLVSSTTLLILLLSEDLSLPHAFSLVGALFIAGAWTYLLTDKKRSVVPRHLFKLPNYAACILTMGVCQILMTAALIYFPLQMQVQNGVSLTLSGYSMLLFTLGVCVSAYFSGKHIAATGAYKTHILVGFILIAVAFFLMLMKVAFVPLFPVIGLGIGFTLPGVTCAVQNVLPAADRGVGISFFGYVRELSGAAGVVVCSSLYRGGGSLQAAYSAFGVIYLAMCLFASLAFIIVAGFITEKELMTQVAE
- the queF gene encoding NADPH-dependent 7-cyano-7-deazaguanine reductase QueF (Catalyzes the NADPH-dependent reduction of 7-cyano-7-deazaguanine (preQ0) to 7-aminomethyl-7-deazaguanine (preQ1) in queuosine biosynthesis) — encoded protein: MELEKHTHLGKATEYPEEYSPSWLTPIPRAKSRETLGLSGKPDFVGEDLWNGYELSWLNSKGKPEVALGVFRIRCDSLNIIESKSFKLYLNSFNQSRFTSREEVEALMRKDLSAAAQGEVSVTLLSVTDWRDEPSFWRDAENLDVLDIDVDVYTPDASLLPDPVGDDVVEETLSSDLLKSNCPVTGQPDWATLYIHYRGKPLEKAALLKYIVSMRSHQDFHEHCVESVYLTLMQRYQPEKLAVYARYTRRGGLDINPLRSNYPLAADNFKLPRQ
- a CDS encoding ABC transporter permease, encoding MNNAIMIAFQTILIKEVRRFTRIWSQTLLPPAITMTLYFVIFGNLIGPRIGEMGGYSYMDFIVPGLIMMSVITNSYANVVSSFFGMKFQHSIEELLVAPVPNYVILLGYVGGGVARGLAVGVIVTAISLYFTDLQIHSLPVVVSVVFMTAVLFSLGGFINAVYANKFDDISIVPTFILTPLTYLGGVFYSITLLPEFWQNVSLINPILYMVNAFRYGLLGVSDINLGAAYGMILLFIVALFSFSMRLLNKGVGIRT
- a CDS encoding ABC transporter ATP-binding protein, which encodes MTTALAIRDLRKIYGNGFEALKGINLDVEEGDFFALLGPNGAGKSTTLGIVSSLVNKTSGSVSVFGHDLDKNLVKAKLQLGVVPQEFNFNQFEKVFDILVTQAGYYGIPAKVSKDNAEKYLRELGLWDKKDQQARMLSGGMKRRLMIARALVHEPRLIILDEPTAGVDIELRRSMWTFLTNVNNEGRTIILTTHYLEEAEALCRNIAIIDRGRILENTNKRDLLNKLNQETFVLDLTCRLQEAPRLEGYGARLTADGMLEVDVDKQRSLNEVFQQLDQLGVKVSSMRTKTNRLEELFIRMVNEDKRETGSMENAEEAQV